One stretch of Microbacterium terrae DNA includes these proteins:
- a CDS encoding methyltransferase domain-containing protein, whose product MTVTAHRTGLAVRDEQLRELMDDPGCDRRRLDATLRRFGTVNRLVSGWGAVYRDRLRPFLAEHGRPARVLDLGSGGGDLVVRLAGLAARDGLAVEWLGVDPDPRAHAVATARAPTPSITFEQSDAEALVARGERFDAVISNHVLHHLDAAALASFTSLSAQLSSGIVLHSDIERSRTAYALYTVGITPFAPGTFLRTDGLRSIRRSFRRHELGEVLGDRWQVERPVPFRLLASRRADG is encoded by the coding sequence GTGACGGTCACCGCCCACCGCACCGGTCTCGCCGTCCGCGACGAGCAGCTGCGGGAGCTCATGGACGACCCCGGGTGCGACCGGCGGCGGCTGGATGCGACGCTGCGACGCTTCGGCACGGTCAACCGCCTCGTCTCGGGCTGGGGCGCCGTGTACCGCGACCGCCTGCGACCGTTCCTCGCAGAGCACGGCCGCCCCGCGCGAGTGCTCGATCTCGGCTCGGGCGGCGGCGATCTCGTGGTGCGGCTCGCCGGCCTCGCCGCGCGCGACGGCCTCGCCGTCGAGTGGCTCGGCGTCGACCCCGACCCGCGCGCCCACGCGGTGGCGACTGCACGCGCCCCCACACCGTCGATCACGTTCGAGCAGTCCGATGCCGAGGCCCTCGTCGCCCGCGGCGAGAGATTCGACGCGGTGATCTCGAACCACGTGCTGCACCACCTCGACGCGGCGGCGCTCGCGTCGTTCACCTCGCTGTCCGCCCAGCTCTCGAGCGGAATCGTGCTGCACAGCGACATCGAACGCAGTCGCACCGCGTACGCCCTGTACACGGTGGGAATCACCCCGTTCGCCCCGGGCACGTTCCTCCGCACCGACGGGCTGCGCTCGATCCGGCGCAGCTTCCGGCGGCACGAGCTCGGTGAGGTCCTCGGCGATCGCTGGCAGGTCGAGCGTCCCGTCCCGTTCCGGCTTCTGGCGTCTCGGCGGGCCGATGGCTGA
- a CDS encoding type III polyketide synthase: MPARILSIGTAVPETVISQERVRDFFAAQPGRDRLSQRLIHAAFDASAIDRRHTVLAQLADPGAETTPGAPDGTDFVENGVLLVPSTGARNDVYAATAPALSASAARAALDDIGMPASAITHVVTVSCTGFYAPGPDYRLVRDLGLSPTVERYHLGFIGCAAAFPGLRLAARITVAQPDAVVLVVCTELCTLHVRASDDPQQIVASSVFADGSAAAVVSADARWRSGASLDLERFATALTGEGETDMVWTIGDEGFEMTLSAEVPRIIGREIRGAVDAFLAGDDPPDAWAVHPGGRSVLDRVESGLDLDPTAIETSRAVLRDHGNMSSATILFILRSLLHDDTLADGSRIAGLAFGPGLTVESTLLTKHSAA, from the coding sequence ATGCCCGCACGGATCCTCTCGATCGGAACTGCCGTCCCCGAGACGGTGATCTCGCAAGAGCGCGTGCGCGACTTCTTCGCCGCGCAGCCCGGCCGGGACCGCCTGTCGCAGCGACTCATCCACGCCGCCTTCGACGCGTCGGCGATCGACCGTCGCCACACCGTGCTCGCCCAGCTCGCAGACCCCGGTGCCGAAACCACGCCCGGCGCGCCAGACGGCACCGACTTCGTCGAGAACGGCGTGCTGCTCGTGCCCTCGACCGGCGCACGCAACGACGTGTACGCGGCGACAGCACCGGCGCTGTCGGCGAGCGCCGCACGCGCCGCCCTCGACGACATCGGGATGCCGGCTTCGGCGATCACCCACGTCGTGACCGTGTCGTGTACGGGCTTCTATGCACCCGGCCCCGATTACCGGCTCGTGCGCGACCTGGGGCTCTCCCCCACCGTCGAGCGCTACCACCTCGGCTTCATCGGCTGCGCCGCGGCCTTCCCCGGTCTGCGCCTCGCGGCCCGCATCACGGTCGCGCAGCCCGATGCCGTGGTGCTCGTCGTGTGCACCGAATTGTGCACGCTGCACGTGCGCGCCTCCGACGACCCCCAGCAGATCGTCGCGTCGTCGGTCTTCGCGGACGGTTCGGCGGCGGCGGTCGTGAGCGCCGATGCGCGGTGGCGCAGTGGCGCGAGCCTCGACCTCGAGCGCTTCGCCACCGCCCTCACCGGCGAGGGCGAGACCGACATGGTCTGGACCATCGGCGACGAGGGGTTCGAGATGACCCTCTCGGCGGAGGTTCCCCGCATCATCGGGCGCGAGATCCGCGGCGCCGTCGACGCGTTCCTGGCCGGCGACGATCCGCCCGACGCGTGGGCCGTCCACCCCGGCGGGCGCAGCGTGCTCGACCGGGTGGAGTCGGGCCTCGATCTCGACCCGACGGCGATCGAGACCTCCCGGGCGGTGCTGCGCGACCACGGCAACATGTCGAGTGCGACGATCCTCTTCATCCTGCGCTCGCTGCTGCACGACGACACCCTCGCCGACGGCAGTCGCATCGCCGGTCTCGCCTTCGGCCCGGGGCTCACCGTCGAGTCGACCCTGCTCACGAAGCACTCGGCAGCGTGA